A region from the Cryptomeria japonica unplaced genomic scaffold, Sugi_1.0 HiC_scaffold_95, whole genome shotgun sequence genome encodes:
- the LOC131864827 gene encoding ankyrin repeat-containing protein At5g02620-like translates to MATEGQQLGGRIDPDAFKAAVTRLRIDQQLSSQLKAALNNITPGGENTLLHLAASVGNLHFIQQLLQLNRQLLKETDPEVKPLLVNATNAEKDTALHLAAQGGFSNVVKILLQQPESGVDLRNKLDETALFKAYESGNLETVKAIFDASPSSLLESTVHKRNCLSVAVNRGDSDLVDHILNLSDAKQLIQRKDELGNTALHIAVERNYVHIIKKLIKFEAELCYWVNDSQETPICVAAKLGHLEAVQELINERPDAVEIRNSCGMNVLHLAALVRQVRIVDYLNEEVGLSYLVNKGLDKPPHEEPLRSGGKTDPAEKKDPKDEPVKSGGNTDAGEMKSPFSRISEGDTPLHIAAKKKDLNMVKSLLCIAGINKFAVNKAGLTAFDIVRENTHYHESDKIISVLASYPSNRKPFLYSAPKVSAEKHEVAVEMVDKTYEDRRNTELVVAVLLATMSFTAAFTAPGSFVTDDGNGNGDSKGSGISPAPAPGTGSDKSLGSPILLPLASFKVFLIFDCVAFFLSLLVVLMWQMSTPITTGNKVLFLCITNLLVCATFAFTAYGFMLAVYAMLSNMNPELAWFILGACLIICFCGNFTFFYMAAKFTVKKARFNHLNGLLPFLSDRLGEYVWIKLERWGLLDLVRRSKTKWLAILYYHSNENDK, encoded by the exons ATGGCCACTGAGGGTCAACAACTCGGCGGAAGGATCGATCCTGACGCCTTCAAAGCTGCGGTAACGCGTTTAAGGATCGATCAACAACTGAGTTCCCAACTTAAAGCAGCTCTCAACAATATTACACCTGGAGGGGAAAATACTCTTCTCCATTTGGCTGCTAGTGTAGGAAATCTACACTTCATTCAACAGCTCCTGCAACTCAATCGTCAACTTCTGAAGGAAACCGATCCCGAAGTGAAGCCTCTGCTTGTGAATGCTACCAATGCCGAAAAGGATACTGCGTTACACTTGGCTGCGCAGGGAGGTTTCTCCAACGTTGTGAAGATTCTACTCCAACAACCAGAAAGTGGTGTGGATCTCCGCAATAAGCTTGATGAAACAGCTTTGTTCAAAGCCTACGAAAGCGGCAATTTAGAGACAGTGAAGGCAATATTTGACGCATCTCCGTCGAGCTTACTCGAAAGTACGGTGCACAAGAGGAACTGTTTATCTGTTGCAGTAAACAGAGGAGATTCAG atctagttgatcatatactAAATTTATCAGATGCGAAGCAGTTAATCCAACGTAAGGACGAACTTGGCAACACAGCTCTGCATATAGCTGTTGAAAGAAACTACGTGCATATAATAAAGAAGTTAATAAAATTTGAGGCCGAACTGTGTTATTGGGTTAATGACAGCCAAGAAACTCCCATCTGTGTGGCAGCGAAATTGGGTCATCTGGAAGCAGTACAAGAGTTGATAAATGAGAGGCCAGACGCTGTCGAAATACGGAATAGTTGTGGAATGAACGTTCTGCACTTAGCTGCCCTAGTTAGGCAAGTGCGAATTGTTGATTACCTGAACGAAGAGGTAGGCTTATCATACTTGGTCAACAAGGGACTTGACAAACCTCCACATGAAGAGCCTCTGCGAAGTGGAGGAAAGACAGATCCGGCTGAAAAGAAAGATCCAAAAGATGAGCCCGTGAAAAGTGGAGGAAACACAGATGCGGGTGAAATGAAATCTCCTTTTTCGAGGATAAGTGAAGGAGACACACCACTGCATATTGCAGCAAAGAAAAAAGACTTGAAT ATGGTGAAGTCGTTGCTTTGTATAGCGGGGATAAACAAGTTTGCTGTCAACAAGGCAGGCTTAACGGCCTTTGATATCGTGAGAGAGAACACGCACTATCACGAATCTGACAAGATAATTTCAGTTCTGGCCAGTTATCCTTCCAATCGCAAGCCATTCTTGTACAGCGCTCCAAAGGTGAGTGCAGAGAAACATGAGGTTGCTGTTGAGATGGTGGACAAAACATATGAGGACAGGCGCAACACAGAACTAGTGGTGGCAGTTCTATTAGCGACAATGTCATTTACGGCAGCTTTCACTGCTCCGGGCAGTTTCGTGACGGACGATGGGAATGGAAATGGGGACTCAAAGGGATCGGGAATTTCGCCTGCGCCTGCGCCTGGAACTGGCTCAGACAAGAGTTTAGGTTCGCCGATTCTGCTTCCGTTGGCCTCCTTCAAGGTTTTTCTCATCTTTGATTGTGTGGCATTCTTTCTGTCGCTCTTAGTGGTGCTGATGTGGCAGATGAGTACACCTATTACCACGGGAAATAAGGTATTGTTCCTCTGTATTACCAACCTATTGGTTTGTGCCACGTTTGCCTTTACGGCCTATGGCTTCATGCTTGCAGTGTATGCCATGCTTTCCAACATGAATCCCGAGCTGGCTTGGTTCATTCTTGGGGCGTGCTTGATCATCTGCTTCTGTGGTAATTTCACTTTTTTCTACATGGCTGCAAAGTTTACAGTGAAGAAGGCTAGGTTTAACCACCTGAACGGTCTACTTCCTTTTCTTTCTGACCGTCTGGGGGAATACGTGTGGATAAAATTAGAAAGATGGGGGCTTTTGGACTTGGTGCGCCGGTCCAAAACCAAGTGGCTTGCTATCCTATACTACCATAGCAATGAGAACGATAAATAA